Proteins co-encoded in one Meiothermus sp. genomic window:
- a CDS encoding tRNA (adenine-N1)-methyltransferase: protein MTYGDWVLLQDRRGRMYLFRLQEGGMFNYHRGSIRHEAIVQAGVGQFIATPQGERLSIHRPTLEDYVLQMPREATPTYPKDAATICFLLDLAPGMQVLEAGSGSGGLTLYLARAVGPTGQVWSYEARPRHLERARRNLSQFEDWGNVSWVEADVSQAELPPNFFDGIALDLMEPWTVLPTLTPALKPDRFLVCYLPNLTQVITLLEQLKTLQLPFLHERTLEVQHREWDVRPPIAHPRFQQVGHTAFLVQLRRVGQARKNTSGEATVLQPNRKVDP, encoded by the coding sequence ATGACCTATGGCGACTGGGTTCTGCTGCAGGACCGGCGGGGCCGGATGTATCTGTTTCGTCTGCAAGAAGGCGGTATGTTCAATTACCATCGGGGTTCCATCCGCCATGAGGCCATCGTCCAGGCCGGGGTCGGGCAGTTCATTGCCACCCCCCAAGGCGAGCGCCTCAGCATCCACCGCCCCACCCTGGAAGACTATGTGCTCCAGATGCCCCGCGAAGCCACCCCCACCTACCCCAAGGATGCTGCCACCATCTGCTTTCTGCTCGACCTGGCCCCGGGTATGCAGGTGCTGGAAGCGGGTTCAGGCTCGGGTGGTCTGACGCTGTATCTGGCGCGGGCAGTGGGGCCTACGGGCCAGGTCTGGAGCTACGAGGCCCGTCCCCGGCACCTAGAACGAGCCAGACGCAACCTGAGCCAATTTGAGGATTGGGGCAATGTAAGCTGGGTGGAAGCCGACGTGTCTCAAGCCGAATTGCCGCCCAATTTCTTCGATGGCATTGCGCTGGACCTGATGGAACCCTGGACGGTGCTCCCCACCCTCACCCCTGCCCTTAAGCCAGACCGCTTCCTGGTCTGCTACCTGCCCAACCTGACCCAGGTAATTACGCTGCTCGAACAGCTCAAAACCCTGCAACTCCCGTTTTTGCACGAGCGCACCCTGGAGGTGCAGCACCGGGAGTGGGATGTGCGACCCCCCATCGCCCACCCCAGGTTTCAGCAGGTGGGGCATACGGCATTTTTGGTGCAGCTCAGGCGGGTTGGGCAAGCCCGGAAAAACACATCGGGGGAGGCCACCGTCTTACAGCCAAACCGTAAAGTCGATCCATAA
- a CDS encoding response regulator transcription factor, with amino-acid sequence MRILLVEDSTDLAGPLVALLRRERYEVEWADSMAQAQKLIDELEPDLIALDVMLPEGDDAGFRLAKQLRREGFGGAILFLTARDTVEDRVLGLDLGGDDYLVKPFSLEEFLARIRALLRRGGTVRQNILERGPLRVEFDSRKVYWNQRPVSLSDKEFALLERLAMYPERIFGVDELLSKVFPNTESGHRILRVYVHRLREKLGENVIVTLPGGYTLGV; translated from the coding sequence ATGCGCATTTTACTGGTCGAGGACAGTACAGATCTGGCAGGGCCGCTGGTGGCCCTGCTGCGGCGGGAGCGATACGAGGTGGAATGGGCCGACAGTATGGCCCAGGCCCAAAAGCTGATAGACGAACTCGAGCCCGACCTGATAGCCCTGGACGTGATGTTGCCGGAAGGGGACGATGCCGGTTTTCGTCTGGCCAAACAACTCCGCCGGGAAGGGTTTGGGGGGGCTATCCTGTTTCTGACCGCACGCGATACCGTAGAGGATCGGGTGCTAGGGCTGGATTTAGGCGGAGACGATTACCTGGTGAAGCCTTTTTCCCTCGAGGAGTTTTTGGCGCGGATCCGGGCGCTGCTGCGGCGAGGCGGTACCGTGCGCCAGAACATCCTCGAGCGTGGCCCCCTGCGGGTAGAGTTTGATAGCCGTAAGGTGTATTGGAACCAGCGGCCGGTTTCGCTTTCGGACAAAGAGTTTGCTCTGCTCGAGCGCCTGGCTATGTACCCCGAGCGGATTTTCGGGGTGGATGAGTTGCTCAGTAAGGTATTCCCCAACACCGAGTCGGGCCACCGGATTCTGCGGGTCTATGTACATCGCCTGAGGGAGAAGCTGGGGGAGAATGTAATTGTCACCCTACCAGGGGGATATACCTTGGGGGTCTAA
- a CDS encoding type II secretion system protein, with the protein MQASKQIRMSGGFTLLELIVVMAILGVAAGIGIPQIRNIGQRQEALATVDQIRQLFWQGATAAASRGGTNFVLVRSGNTLQVQSQVDGSVLRSVTLPNGVSCSLNNGTLATFTSPGKVIFSSSFPANRQFTVTAAGQTFTLTATLIGEVRRQ; encoded by the coding sequence TTGCAAGCTAGTAAGCAGATAAGAATGTCTGGGGGTTTTACCCTGCTGGAGCTCATTGTGGTGATGGCTATTCTGGGGGTAGCGGCCGGGATCGGCATCCCCCAGATACGTAATATCGGGCAGCGACAAGAAGCGTTGGCCACGGTGGATCAGATCCGCCAGCTTTTCTGGCAGGGGGCTACGGCGGCAGCCAGCCGGGGCGGCACCAACTTTGTGCTGGTGCGCAGCGGCAACACCCTGCAGGTGCAGTCCCAGGTGGATGGAAGCGTACTGCGGAGCGTGACCCTGCCGAATGGGGTGAGCTGTAGCCTAAACAACGGCACACTGGCTACCTTTACCTCCCCTGGAAAAGTAATTTTTTCCAGCAGCTTTCCAGCCAACCGCCAGTTCACCGTAACGGCGGCGGGTCAGACTTTTACCCTGACGGCAACCCTGATTGGGGAGGTGCGACGGCAATGA
- a CDS encoding pilus assembly PilX N-terminal domain-containing protein — protein sequence MRQPRGIALVVTLAILVAIALLAFATSVTTMISQWSARNERGATEAYYVAETGLQQWKTLLFQAYRWQLYQTIDRTAGSRTPTRSECGNVLAGGVDWNRNGTIESNETLPTTRTGTVPMGTGTGTYTITVAQDPTRPRFMLVRSVGRYSGSQAIAQATFDLSNTGPWNYAIFSGRGAANKHLNGGATVRGGLYVQGDPGNPDKEVIGSTGNFAMLNEYNYSSNAVLSNRLNSDMRSLSNLCATLRVQYGRVEVSGSSSYGTPSNKLLGAYVGDSVNDIYGNTSDVCANNRGICTDDRGAFDLPPALAPRFPEFNTTPCTSDPSKTWAACVRDEAATGGLRITGSAVLFPTGAIPTSPLSCVLGNLLSGGELRFGSTSMDCRYSLNGKTGGFRYIGGNPGTLEIYGTLHTSGINVRFSNAVNYRAFDFTDPTERNASIFVEGGSIYIQGNLLPDASSATFPNQVLGLLAQNNIEQLTDYAMGIFYAGNRFRTQRSQRTLGTVVSNEFCTTSAGGSQCNAGQQAEVTYVPTMGNIPVAARIPEDTIIASFKVMSYERR from the coding sequence ATGAGACAACCCCGAGGAATTGCTCTAGTTGTTACGCTGGCTATCCTGGTAGCAATTGCGCTGCTGGCCTTTGCTACCTCGGTTACCACCATGATCAGCCAGTGGAGCGCCCGCAACGAGCGCGGGGCAACCGAAGCCTATTACGTGGCCGAGACCGGCCTGCAGCAATGGAAGACCCTTCTTTTCCAGGCCTACCGCTGGCAGCTTTACCAGACGATCGATCGCACGGCTGGAAGCCGCACCCCTACCCGCAGTGAATGCGGCAATGTGCTGGCGGGCGGTGTGGACTGGAACCGCAACGGAACCATTGAAAGCAACGAAACCCTGCCCACTACCCGCACCGGAACTGTTCCGATGGGTACGGGTACCGGCACCTACACCATTACGGTAGCTCAAGACCCCACCCGCCCACGCTTCATGCTGGTGCGTTCGGTGGGCCGCTACAGCGGCTCCCAGGCCATTGCCCAGGCCACTTTCGACCTTTCTAACACCGGCCCCTGGAACTATGCCATCTTTAGCGGACGCGGGGCTGCCAACAAGCACTTGAACGGTGGGGCCACCGTTCGGGGTGGGCTGTATGTGCAGGGCGACCCAGGAAATCCCGACAAAGAGGTAATTGGCTCTACCGGCAATTTTGCCATGCTCAACGAGTACAACTATAGCTCCAATGCGGTGTTGAGCAACCGTCTTAACAGCGACATGCGCAGCCTCTCCAACCTATGTGCGACGTTACGGGTGCAGTATGGCCGGGTAGAGGTAAGCGGAAGCTCGAGCTATGGCACTCCAAGCAACAAGCTCCTGGGTGCTTATGTGGGTGATTCAGTAAACGACATTTACGGTAATACCTCCGATGTATGCGCTAATAACCGAGGTATCTGCACCGACGACCGGGGCGCCTTCGACCTTCCTCCGGCTCTGGCCCCCCGCTTCCCCGAGTTCAACACTACCCCCTGCACCAGTGACCCCAGCAAGACCTGGGCGGCCTGTGTGCGCGATGAGGCAGCTACCGGAGGCCTTCGTATTACTGGCAGTGCTGTTCTTTTCCCTACGGGCGCAATACCAACCAGTCCGCTGTCGTGCGTATTGGGCAACCTGCTGAGTGGGGGTGAACTGCGTTTTGGAAGCACCAGTATGGACTGCCGCTATAGTCTAAATGGCAAGACCGGCGGTTTCCGTTACATAGGCGGCAATCCGGGTACGCTGGAGATTTATGGAACTTTGCACACCAGCGGAATTAACGTGAGATTCAGCAATGCCGTAAACTACCGGGCTTTCGACTTCACCGACCCCACCGAGCGCAATGCCTCCATATTTGTGGAAGGCGGCAGCATCTACATCCAGGGTAACTTGTTGCCCGATGCCAGCTCGGCCACCTTTCCCAACCAGGTGCTGGGGTTGCTGGCGCAGAACAATATCGAGCAACTTACCGACTATGCCATGGGTATTTTTTATGCTGGTAATCGCTTCCGAACCCAGCGAAGCCAGCGCACACTAGGCACCGTGGTATCCAATGAGTTTTGCACCACCAGTGCAGGCGGTAGCCAGTGTAACGCGGGTCAACAAGCCGAAGTAACCTACGTCCCCACCATGGGTAACATCCCGGTGGCGGCCCGCATTCCCGAGGATACTATTATCGCTTCCTTCAAGGTGATGTCCTACGAACGGCGCTAG
- a CDS encoding type II secretion system protein J, whose amino-acid sequence MRTYGFTILELLVVLAIFTGVLTIATRFLASQSQDTRIIQERNEVQDRARLVLQMVSQDLILAGSSRYVRNNEVRFDEANWVSCAPGTPCLSGTDHSERDTFVTRYHTSLYPNGQECRSVGYTFDGTTLLRADVPCSQAPTGLIAASSYREFAPNITQLSIRYVCGDSAATEVGLPSGCTVVTNPTERFVRAALVTITATSPQGTYTYTIAQRVPIRNLKTDEVL is encoded by the coding sequence ATGCGCACCTATGGTTTTACAATCCTCGAGCTGCTGGTGGTTCTGGCTATTTTCACCGGAGTTTTGACCATCGCTACGCGTTTCCTGGCCAGCCAGTCGCAGGATACCCGCATCATTCAGGAGCGCAACGAAGTGCAAGACCGGGCCCGTCTGGTGTTACAGATGGTTAGCCAGGACTTGATTCTGGCGGGCTCGAGCCGCTACGTCCGTAACAACGAGGTGCGCTTCGATGAAGCCAACTGGGTCTCCTGTGCGCCCGGAACCCCCTGTCTTTCCGGCACCGACCACAGCGAGCGCGATACCTTCGTTACCCGCTACCACACCAGCCTTTACCCCAACGGACAGGAGTGCCGCTCGGTGGGTTATACCTTCGATGGAACCACGCTTCTACGGGCCGACGTGCCTTGCAGTCAGGCTCCTACCGGCCTGATAGCTGCCAGTAGCTACCGCGAGTTCGCTCCCAACATCACCCAGCTCAGCATTCGCTATGTCTGCGGCGACTCTGCAGCTACCGAGGTGGGCTTGCCCAGCGGATGCACGGTGGTGACCAATCCCACCGAACGGTTTGTGCGGGCTGCGCTGGTCACCATTACGGCAACTTCGCCCCAGGGAACCTACACCTACACCATCGCCCAGCGGGTGCCGATTCGCAACCTGAAAACCGACGAGGTGCTGTGA
- a CDS encoding sensor histidine kinase KdpD, which produces MPLKRQLAWVIGLLAFIPNLVIALTFWASLQGQSLETSLFLLIWVLVLALIAAGVGYFLANILLRPMDELTRSLYYLRGAGRTLAELSLPSPKQPPPAEIAQLREGFEEVLDHLRELLEAREATYAALTHDLKTPLLASLRALEYLEEADKIGPERRKELLRSMRDELSRSYLLVENLLTASRLEAQRIQPENLNLRSILEDFRLRYAQQAQKRGLRLEIEGAGQARAERLLLERALANLVENALRHAQSRVVLRAGDGWLEVEDDGPGLPDNLENLTQPFRSQRLRGVRAGSAGLGLYVARRVAEVHGGRLESLALPGEGTRLRVRLA; this is translated from the coding sequence ATGCCGCTCAAGCGCCAACTGGCCTGGGTGATTGGTCTACTGGCCTTTATTCCCAACCTGGTGATTGCCCTGACCTTCTGGGCCTCGCTGCAAGGGCAGTCGCTGGAAACCTCGCTATTTTTGCTGATCTGGGTGCTGGTGCTGGCCCTGATTGCCGCCGGTGTGGGTTATTTCCTAGCTAATATATTGCTGCGCCCTATGGACGAACTCACCCGCAGTCTCTACTACCTGCGAGGTGCAGGCCGCACCCTGGCCGAGCTTTCGCTTCCCTCGCCCAAGCAGCCACCCCCCGCCGAGATAGCCCAGCTACGCGAGGGTTTCGAGGAGGTATTGGATCACCTGCGCGAGTTGCTGGAGGCGCGCGAAGCCACCTACGCGGCCCTGACCCACGATCTCAAGACTCCTTTGCTGGCCAGCCTGCGGGCGCTGGAGTACCTGGAGGAGGCCGACAAGATCGGGCCAGAGCGACGCAAAGAACTGCTGAGAAGCATGCGGGATGAGCTGAGTCGGAGCTATTTACTGGTGGAAAACCTGCTCACGGCCAGCCGCCTCGAGGCCCAGCGCATTCAGCCGGAAAACCTCAACCTGCGCTCGATTCTGGAAGACTTTCGCCTGCGCTATGCCCAACAGGCTCAAAAACGCGGTCTGCGCTTAGAAATTGAGGGAGCCGGGCAGGCTCGTGCCGAGCGACTCTTGCTCGAGCGGGCGCTGGCCAACCTGGTTGAGAACGCCCTGCGCCATGCCCAAAGCCGGGTGGTGCTGCGAGCGGGGGATGGCTGGCTCGAGGTCGAGGACGACGGCCCGGGATTGCCCGACAACCTGGAAAACCTTACCCAGCCTTTCCGCAGCCAGCGCCTGCGTGGGGTGCGGGCGGGCAGTGCGGGGTTGGGGCTGTATGTGGCCCGGCGGGTGGCTGAGGTGCACGGCGGACGGCTGGAAAGCCTGGCTTTGCCGGGAGAGGGAACCCGGCTGCGCGTCCGGTTAGCTTAA
- a CDS encoding prepilin-type N-terminal cleavage/methylation domain-containing protein, which yields MRNRGLTLIEVVVAAGALAIVLGIFTTLLVGNMRQTSIVGGRAQANQLGLFLGRQILEADERAVPDEGESLTWGYGQLTNATSGFPSLTSERQFANLALYRASVTNQGVPSWASSNWQISQYRIEVCWRSPEGEQCVNQSIIGPSPARVGAEINSGIN from the coding sequence ATGAGAAACCGGGGTCTGACCCTTATTGAAGTGGTGGTGGCTGCAGGTGCGCTGGCCATTGTACTGGGCATTTTCACCACCTTGCTGGTGGGCAATATGCGCCAGACCAGCATTGTGGGAGGCCGGGCACAGGCCAATCAGCTGGGGCTTTTTTTGGGCCGGCAGATTCTCGAGGCCGATGAACGGGCCGTTCCTGACGAGGGCGAGAGCCTCACCTGGGGTTATGGCCAGTTAACCAACGCCACCAGCGGCTTTCCCAGCCTTACCAGCGAGCGGCAGTTTGCCAACCTGGCCCTCTATCGTGCCAGCGTAACCAACCAGGGAGTCCCTTCCTGGGCCAGCAGCAACTGGCAGATTAGCCAGTACCGCATTGAGGTTTGCTGGCGCAGTCCGGAGGGGGAACAGTGTGTCAACCAGAGCATCATCGGCCCTTCCCCAGCACGGGTGGGAGCCGAGATTAACAGCGGTATCAACTGA
- a CDS encoding HAMP domain-containing sensor histidine kinase: MGVLPRKTAGALPVSLSGPKGRWLGGFRNRLLLSLSAVVVLTALLVGALGFVQFQSTLSRETRQVLDSVINAVEQALLVTPERVVLSPDRLPRLAQLSSSRFRVIRAEQVFLEIGGRYPAEAEGWFKTERLLEHGFVLQAALETRSQREALRAFWHTELLALPISLLLALVVAYLLFGYLMHPVRHLTEATHAIAQQRFPKPIPVPPGQDELSNLAESFNRMAQAVEGFLERERNFSRYASHELRTPLAALRAQIEALEQGLLTPQESLPAIKRSLERLERLLAALTALTHSPRKDPEPVEVGLTLRLVVQNLSTEEQRRITLEGDLGARVLGYEELLQQALSNLVSNALKFSQGRVEVEVKQGTVVQIHIRDRGPGVPEEDLPRLGNPFLRMQPRVEGMGLGLALVRHIASVMGGRLEFCNRPGGGLEATLSLPRLEVSHA; this comes from the coding sequence ATGGGAGTGCTGCCGCGCAAAACCGCTGGAGCCCTGCCCGTTTCGTTATCCGGGCCCAAAGGGCGGTGGCTGGGCGGGTTTCGCAATCGCTTGCTGCTGAGCCTATCAGCTGTGGTGGTGCTAACGGCGTTGTTGGTAGGGGCGCTGGGTTTCGTGCAATTTCAGAGCACCCTAAGCCGGGAAACCCGGCAGGTTCTCGATTCTGTAATCAACGCGGTAGAGCAGGCTTTGCTGGTTACTCCTGAGCGGGTCGTGCTCAGCCCGGATCGCCTACCGCGGCTGGCTCAGTTGAGCAGTAGCCGATTCCGGGTGATACGGGCCGAGCAGGTGTTTTTGGAAATTGGCGGTCGCTACCCTGCCGAGGCTGAGGGCTGGTTCAAAACCGAGCGGTTGCTGGAACATGGGTTCGTACTGCAAGCCGCGCTCGAGACCCGCAGCCAGCGCGAAGCCTTGCGAGCCTTCTGGCACACCGAACTCCTGGCCCTGCCCATCTCGCTGCTGCTGGCTCTGGTTGTAGCCTACCTGCTTTTTGGCTACCTGATGCACCCAGTACGGCACCTGACCGAAGCCACCCACGCCATTGCTCAGCAGCGCTTCCCCAAACCAATTCCAGTACCCCCCGGCCAGGATGAGCTCTCCAACCTGGCCGAGAGCTTCAACCGCATGGCCCAGGCAGTGGAGGGGTTTTTGGAGCGTGAGCGCAATTTTTCACGCTATGCCTCGCACGAGCTACGCACCCCTTTAGCGGCTTTGCGGGCGCAAATTGAAGCCCTAGAGCAGGGGTTGCTCACACCCCAGGAATCGCTACCGGCCATCAAGAGGAGTCTGGAGCGCTTGGAGCGCTTGCTAGCAGCCCTGACGGCCTTAACCCACAGTCCCCGCAAAGACCCCGAGCCAGTGGAGGTGGGATTAACGTTACGCTTGGTGGTGCAAAACCTGAGCACAGAAGAGCAGCGGCGTATTACCCTAGAGGGTGACCTGGGGGCTCGAGTGCTGGGCTATGAAGAACTGCTGCAGCAGGCCTTAAGCAACCTGGTGAGCAATGCCCTCAAATTCAGCCAGGGGCGTGTGGAGGTCGAGGTGAAGCAGGGAACGGTGGTTCAAATCCACATTCGTGACCGGGGGCCCGGGGTGCCCGAGGAAGATTTGCCCCGCCTGGGTAACCCCTTTCTGCGCATGCAGCCCAGGGTAGAGGGAATGGGGCTGGGGCTGGCTTTGGTTCGACACATTGCCTCTGTGATGGGAGGTAGGCTCGAGTTTTGCAATCGCCCTGGGGGTGGCCTCGAGGCTACCCTGAGCCTGCCCAGACTCGAGGTAAGCCATGCTTAG
- a CDS encoding IS5 family transposase, which produces MNRRAYPSDVRDEEWALVLPYLTLAPLEAPQRKYDLREVFNALRWMVRTGAQWDYLPHDFPPPHIVQAQAYRWMNRGVFEDLVHDLRMTLRMLQGKAAHPSAAIYDARTLQSTPQSGERAGYDGYKRRKGSKVHLAVDTLGHLLALVVTAASEQERAQVGALSQQVQEVTGEQVEVAFVDQGYTGEEAAQAAEAEGIALCVVKVEGAKRGFVLLPKRWVVERSFAWTSRFRRLARDYERLAETLRGWHWLAFSILMTAKTVELLRTAS; this is translated from the coding sequence ATGAACCGCCGTGCTTACCCATCGGACGTCCGTGATGAGGAATGGGCTCTGGTGCTGCCCTATTTGACCCTCGCCCCGCTGGAAGCACCCCAGCGCAAGTACGACCTGCGCGAAGTGTTCAACGCCCTGCGCTGGATGGTTCGAACCGGTGCTCAGTGGGACTACCTGCCCCACGACTTCCCACCCCCCCATATCGTTCAGGCGCAAGCCTACCGCTGGATGAACCGGGGGGTCTTCGAAGACCTGGTACACGACCTGCGCATGACCCTGCGAATGCTCCAGGGCAAAGCCGCCCATCCCAGCGCTGCCATCTACGATGCTCGCACCCTACAGTCCACCCCGCAAAGTGGGGAGCGGGCCGGATACGATGGGTACAAACGACGCAAGGGAAGCAAAGTTCACCTGGCGGTAGATACCCTGGGGCATCTGCTGGCCCTGGTAGTAACGGCGGCCAGTGAACAGGAACGGGCCCAGGTGGGAGCCCTCAGTCAACAGGTGCAGGAAGTGACGGGGGAGCAGGTGGAAGTGGCCTTTGTGGATCAGGGTTACACTGGGGAGGAAGCGGCACAAGCGGCAGAGGCGGAAGGCATCGCCCTGTGTGTGGTCAAGGTGGAAGGGGCCAAACGAGGATTCGTGCTGCTGCCGAAGCGTTGGGTGGTGGAACGTTCGTTTGCCTGGACATCCCGGTTTCGCAGGCTGGCGCGAGACTATGAGCGGCTGGCTGAGACCTTGCGAGGTTGGCACTGGTTGGCTTTTTCGATTCTGATGACAGCGAAAACTGTGGAGCTTTTACGAACAGCTAGTTAG
- a CDS encoding NFACT family protein — protein sequence MEGLQIHTVVRTLAPQLPRRSLGWAFPDEGTAALLLEGLGNLLLRYRPPHPLLALEADRVAGEAKTPFQRLLEARCKGRLLKIEQLKLDRVVFLEFEGEKGFVDTAPTRLVFELTGRNANLMVLDLEGRIIGIDRPVTPAINRYRELRSGLFYTPPPPYQKLDPRTLQEDELKPFVGQPLAQLIKNLDGMGQALGAELCRRAHLSPETPLEPAHLPLIHRVIHSLVEQPSLQTTTPDLQAAWAQEEAEALRKPLREALERQMRTLQARLGDAHNALERLEEAQRLRNWGDLLMAYGHQLQPGPKATLEDFSGQMVEIPLEAGLSPIQNASRFYARAKRLEANAERALEQIPALEAQIAGLEQELAQLEQRSRQELQALGRKTREKGPQVGLRLTSPSGFEVWVGRNSKENDLLTRMAHSEDLWFHAQGLPGSHVILRTQGRSAPLPDLLYAAQLAAHHSKARGEKNVPVDYTAKKHVWRPRKAAPGQVLYTQGRTLFVDAELPAG from the coding sequence ATGGAAGGTTTGCAGATACACACAGTGGTGCGCACGCTGGCCCCCCAGCTACCCCGGCGCAGCCTGGGCTGGGCGTTCCCCGACGAGGGCACCGCTGCCCTGCTTCTGGAAGGGCTGGGCAATCTATTGTTGCGCTACCGCCCACCCCATCCCCTTCTGGCACTGGAGGCCGATCGTGTGGCGGGCGAGGCCAAAACCCCTTTTCAGCGCCTCCTCGAGGCCCGCTGCAAAGGGCGCTTGCTAAAAATTGAACAGCTCAAGCTCGACCGGGTGGTGTTTTTGGAGTTCGAAGGGGAAAAGGGCTTTGTGGACACCGCCCCCACCCGGCTGGTCTTCGAGCTCACGGGCCGCAACGCCAACCTGATGGTTTTGGATCTCGAGGGCCGGATTATCGGCATAGACCGCCCGGTTACGCCCGCCATCAACCGCTACCGCGAACTGCGGAGCGGGCTTTTTTATACCCCGCCCCCGCCCTACCAGAAGCTCGACCCCCGCACCCTGCAGGAAGACGAACTGAAACCCTTTGTGGGCCAGCCCCTCGCGCAGCTCATCAAAAACCTGGACGGGATGGGCCAGGCCCTGGGGGCCGAGCTCTGCCGCCGCGCACACCTGAGCCCGGAAACCCCGCTCGAGCCCGCGCACCTGCCACTTATCCACAGGGTTATCCACAGCCTGGTCGAGCAACCCAGCCTGCAAACCACCACTCCCGACCTCCAGGCCGCCTGGGCGCAGGAAGAAGCTGAAGCCCTGCGCAAACCCCTGCGCGAGGCCCTTGAGCGGCAGATGCGAACCCTGCAGGCCCGCCTGGGGGATGCCCACAACGCCCTGGAGCGCCTGGAGGAGGCCCAGCGCCTGCGGAACTGGGGCGACTTGCTGATGGCCTACGGCCACCAGCTTCAGCCGGGGCCAAAGGCCACGCTGGAGGATTTTTCCGGCCAGATGGTGGAAATTCCCCTGGAAGCCGGGCTCTCCCCCATTCAAAACGCCAGCCGCTTCTATGCCCGGGCCAAGCGCCTCGAGGCCAACGCCGAGCGGGCTCTGGAGCAGATACCGGCCCTGGAGGCCCAGATCGCCGGGCTCGAGCAGGAGCTGGCCCAGCTCGAGCAGCGCTCCCGCCAGGAGTTGCAGGCCCTGGGCCGCAAAACCCGCGAGAAAGGCCCCCAGGTGGGTCTGCGCCTCACCAGCCCCAGCGGCTTCGAGGTCTGGGTGGGGCGCAACAGCAAGGAAAACGACCTCCTGACCCGCATGGCCCACTCCGAAGACCTCTGGTTCCACGCCCAGGGCCTCCCCGGTTCGCACGTGATCCTGCGCACCCAGGGCCGCAGTGCACCCCTGCCCGACCTGCTCTACGCCGCACAGCTCGCCGCCCACCACTCCAAGGCCCGGGGCGAGAAAAACGTACCGGTGGACTATACCGCCAAAAAACACGTCTGGCGGCCCCGCAAAGCGGCCCCCGGCCAGGTGCTGTATACCCAGGGCAGGACGCTCTTCGTGGATGCCGAGCTGCCTGCGGGTTGA
- a CDS encoding type II secretion system protein: MKRAHGMSVIELIIVITILGILIALGGGWFRAC; this comes from the coding sequence GTGAAGCGCGCACACGGAATGAGCGTAATCGAGCTGATCATTGTCATCACCATCCTTGGTATTCTGATTGCGCTGGGGGGTGGATGGTTTAGAGCCTGCTAA